Genomic DNA from Bacteroides zhangwenhongii:
CTCGTTATTAGAGATAGCTGTTAAAAATATGATACGTATATTACATACTGCCGATTGGCACTTGGGGCAAACGTTCTTCGGTTATGACCGTACGGAGGAGCATGAGGCGTTTTTAGATTGGCTGGCGGGAGAAATCCTCCGGCAGGAGATTGATGCATTGATTATAGCCGGAGACGTGTTTGATGTTTCCAATCCTTCGGCTGCTTCCCAAAGTATATATTATCGGTTTATATACCGGGTTACGGCGGAGAATCCCAATCTGCAAATTGTGATTGTTGCCGGAAATCATGATTCAGCGGCACGTCTGGAGGCTCCTTTACCTTTGTTGCAGGCTATGAGAACAGAGGTCAGGGGAGTGGTACGTAAGCTGGAAGGCGGAGCGGTTGATTACGACCATCTATGCGTGGAACTGAAGAACCGGCAGGGAGAAGTTGAATTACTTTGTATGGCGGTTCCTTTTTTGCGTCAAGGAGATTATCCGGTAGTGCAGACAGAGGGGAATCCTTATGCGGAAGGGGTTCGTGAACTTTATACGCAGCTTCTGCGAAGGTTGTGGAAACGCCGTAAGCCGAATCAGGCCATTCTTGCCATAGGTCATCTGCAAGCTACCGGTTCGGAGATTGCAGAAAAGGATTATAGTGAACGCACAGTGATAGGCGGACTGGAATGCGTGTCACCGGAGGCTTTTCCCGAACAGATCGCTTATACGGCTCTAGGACATATTCATAAAGCGCAACGGGTATCCGGCCGGGAGAATGTACGCTATGCGGGAAGTCCGATTCCGATGTCTTTTGCCGAAAAGCATTATCATCACGGAGTGGTAATGGTGACTTTTGACGAAGGGTGTGCGGTAGATATCCGACGGATAGAATGTCCGAAATCAATACCTTTGATAAGCGTTCCGAGCGGTGAGCCGGAATTGCCTGAAAAGATATTGGAGATGTTGGGCGAATTGCCGGAGACGGAAGGAACCGCTCCCTATCTGGAAGTGAAGGTTTTGCTGGAAGAGCCCGAACCCATGCTCCGGCAGGAGATAGAGGATGTTTTGGCGGATAAAAATTATCGCTTGGCACGCATTGTCTCTTCTTACCGTACTGGTGCGGAAAATGTGGAGAAAGAGGAGACGGACTGGAAAAAAGGATTACAGGAGATGTCACCGTTGCAGATTGCACAGTCTGCATTTGAGAAGATTTATCAGTCAGAAATGCC
This window encodes:
- a CDS encoding exonuclease SbcCD subunit D, translating into MIRILHTADWHLGQTFFGYDRTEEHEAFLDWLAGEILRQEIDALIIAGDVFDVSNPSAASQSIYYRFIYRVTAENPNLQIVIVAGNHDSAARLEAPLPLLQAMRTEVRGVVRKLEGGAVDYDHLCVELKNRQGEVELLCMAVPFLRQGDYPVVQTEGNPYAEGVRELYTQLLRRLWKRRKPNQAILAIGHLQATGSEIAEKDYSERTVIGGLECVSPEAFPEQIAYTALGHIHKAQRVSGRENVRYAGSPIPMSFAEKHYHHGVVMVTFDEGCAVDIRRIECPKSIPLISVPSGEPELPEKILEMLGELPETEGTAPYLEVKVLLEEPEPMLRQEIEDVLADKNYRLARIVSSYRTGAENVEKEETDWKKGLQEMSPLQIAQSAFEKIYQSEMPEDLVDLFQEAYLAATRREEEEER